From the Alkaliphilus flagellatus genome, the window GTAAAAATATAGATACTAAGTTACTTTATAATAAAGTTAAAAGCGTTGAAGTTAAATCACTCTATAATAAATTTAAATGTAATAAGAAACTTACATATAAAACAGCTGGTGTAGCAGCCATATCTATATCTTTAGTATCTGGTATATATTTACAAGCACACAGCTCAATTACAGCATATAATGTAGAGGTAGATGATAATATACTAGCTATAGTTAGAACTGAAGATGAATTTTTAGAAGCTCTTAAACAGGTTAAAGAAGAGGCTGTATCCATATATGGTCAGGATGTAGTAATGAATGAGGAACCATCATTTGTTGAGACAAAGGTAAAAAGAGACGAGATAACAGAAGTAGATGAAATGATTAAAAATATTAAGGAACAAATTGATATTAAATTAAAAGCTACAGCTATAAAGGTTGAGGGAGAAGAAGTAGTAATCGTTAAAGATCAAAAAACAGCTTTAAATATATTAGACAGCATTAAAGCTCCTTTCTTAGAAAAGGAAGAAAGCGAGTATGACGAGATTAATTTTGCAGAAAAAGTAGAGATTGTTGAAGTAGGTGCAGAATTTAGTGAGATTATAGAGGAAGAAGAGGCATTACAAAAAATAGCAATTGGTACAGATGAAGAAAAAATACATGAAGTAGAGTCAGGAGAAAATCCTTGGACTATTGCACGAAAATATGATTTAAAGATGGATGATATTATAAAAGCTAATCCAGGTATGAATCCTGAGAGGATACAAATAGGTCAGAAAATTAGTCTAATAGTGCCTAAGCCTTTGGTTTCTGTTAGAACTAAGGAATATATAGAGTTGGTGGAAGAAATACCTTTTGACACTGAATACGAGGAAACAGCTTCTTTATATAAAGGCGATAAGAAAATAACAGTTCAAGGTGCAGAAGGAAAACGTGAAATAAAAGGATATATAGTTAAAGAAAATGGTGCAGAAGTTAATATGGAAGTTGTAGACGAAAAAATTATTTCAGAGCCAAAAACTAGGGTTATAGCTCAAGGGATTAAGGAAAGACCAGCTACAATGGCAACAGGAGCATTTTCTAATCCAACAAGGGGACGTTTAACTTCACCATTTGGTATGAGGTGGGGAAGAAGACATACAGGAATAGATATAGCATCTTCCAGGGGTACTACAGTTTCTGCAGCGGATGCAGGAAAAGTATCCTTCGCAGGAAAAAATGGTAGCTACGGTAATCTAGTTATTATTGATCATGAAAACGGGTATCAAACTTATTATGCACATAATAATAAGCTTATTGTAAAAAAGGGAGATCGTGTTTATAAAGGGCAGAAGATTGCCGAAATGGGAAATACAGGAAGAAGCACAGGGGTTCATCTTCATTTTGAAGTTAGAAAAAATGGTACTCCTATTAATCCGCAAGGATTTGTTAGTTATTAAAAGTCGTCTGATGCTTATAGCATCAGACGACTTTTAATCTTTCAAATATATCAAATTCACTAGTATTACTAGCTAATTAAGAAACTAAAGTTTAGTAATGTTTTGAGCAGTGCCTACACTACTTAGGAATCACAACAGCACATGATTTTTAGAGAACTAGTAAAATAATAACTATTAAAATTATTAAAAATATATTATTAGAAAAAAATGAGCTTCCTATACTACCACTATTAGAACTATTAGGTTTATTTTGGGGTTGCTTTGGTTTAATATTAGGTTCCATTTTATTAATTATGGCACGAATATCTAATAAACCTGCTCCTTGTTCATCTGGTTTAAGACCTAGGTTACGGGCATTAGATGTAATAATATTTTTTACCTGAGAAGGTGTAATTTCAGAGTTGCTTTCATATAATAAAGCTGCACAGCCTGCTACAATTGGGGTTGCCATTGATGTTCCAGATAAGCTACGGTATTCCATTGGCTTATTTGCTAGGGAGTTAATTCCAACTCCTGGTGCTAAAATATCTGGCTTTTTTAAACCGTCTGGTGTAGGGCCACGGCTAGAAAATTCAGCAATACTAATATCTTTAGATGTTTTTGATTTACGATCATCACAAGCACCAACTGTAATTACTTTAGGACTTATAGCAGGAGATGTTATAGTAGATGAATTAGGTCCGCTATTTCCAGCAGCAGCTACTACTGTAATGCCAGAATTTACGGCAGCATCAACAGCTTGACAAAGAGGATCATCTACATAGTTACCCTTAGGCTTTGTTCCAAGAGATAAGGTCATAACCTTAATATTATATTTACTTTTATTATCAATAGTCCACTGAATACCTGCAATTACATCTGAGATGCTACCCCCACCATCACTACCTAAAACCTTTACTCCTACAATATTAGCATCGGGAGCAATACCCATGTATTTTCCCCTAGAAGAAAACCCATTACCAGCAACAATCCCTGCAACATGGGTACCATGACCATCATCATCATAAGGTTCGCTTTTTTTACCTACAAAGTCTTTAAAAACAATAATTCTATTATTGGGAGTTGTTAAATCACCGTGAGGAAATACTCCTGTATCTAAAACAGCAACTGAAACATTTTTTCCAGTTAACCCATATTCGTTAGCAAAATCAGATCCTACTGTAACTGGAGCAATATCCATTAGCTTATAGGCATAATCATCTAAGAAAATTTTTTCGGTTACCCTTTCCATTGCCATGCTTCTAATACCCGTAGAAGGCATATAGGCAGCTACAGAGTTAATGATAGGTAACTTATATTTAATCTTTCCTCCCATCTGAGATACAAATTTCTCTAGATCATCACAGTTACAATCCTTTCCAGAAATAATAATTGGAATTCCCTCTTCATTTGCGGTTAGCAGTCGTTCTACGACTAAATCTTCTACAATACCTCTATATCCAAACACAATATATCCCCCTTCTTCTATTCTGTTATATTTATAAATTATGCAGAAATATGAAAGAGGTGCTAAAAAGAGTTGAAATAACTATATTAATTAATTCAATCAATAAGGTATTTAAATAATGAGGAAGTAATACATAGAATTAATGGTATATATTCCTAGGCCATCATTGATGGTGGTTTATTAGGCTATATGCTATAATATGAGAATAACACCCTTTACATATGCTTTTTAGAAAGGGGTGGTAATGATGATACTAGAAAGAAAAAATAAAGCATATAATTTTAAAACTGTATTTATTTTTTTACTTCTATTTATGTGGTTGATCTCAAGTTATACTATAAATACATTTGGAATTATAGGCACAGTAAGACCTTTAATTAGAAGTATAGAAAATAGAATTGTACTGTATAAAACTCGTAACTTCAACGAATTAGAAACAGATACCTATATTTTCAGATATGAAAATATAGATAAAAAA encodes:
- a CDS encoding M23 family metallopeptidase, translating into METKISEKVNKFSKKITTEIKSFYNKCKNIDTKLLYNKVKSVEVKSLYNKFKCNKKLTYKTAGVAAISISLVSGIYLQAHSSITAYNVEVDDNILAIVRTEDEFLEALKQVKEEAVSIYGQDVVMNEEPSFVETKVKRDEITEVDEMIKNIKEQIDIKLKATAIKVEGEEVVIVKDQKTALNILDSIKAPFLEKEESEYDEINFAEKVEIVEVGAEFSEIIEEEEALQKIAIGTDEEKIHEVESGENPWTIARKYDLKMDDIIKANPGMNPERIQIGQKISLIVPKPLVSVRTKEYIELVEEIPFDTEYEETASLYKGDKKITVQGAEGKREIKGYIVKENGAEVNMEVVDEKIISEPKTRVIAQGIKERPATMATGAFSNPTRGRLTSPFGMRWGRRHTGIDIASSRGTTVSAADAGKVSFAGKNGSYGNLVIIDHENGYQTYYAHNNKLIVKKGDRVYKGQKIAEMGNTGRSTGVHLHFEVRKNGTPINPQGFVSY
- a CDS encoding S8 family peptidase, which translates into the protein MFGYRGIVEDLVVERLLTANEEGIPIIISGKDCNCDDLEKFVSQMGGKIKYKLPIINSVAAYMPSTGIRSMAMERVTEKIFLDDYAYKLMDIAPVTVGSDFANEYGLTGKNVSVAVLDTGVFPHGDLTTPNNRIIVFKDFVGKKSEPYDDDGHGTHVAGIVAGNGFSSRGKYMGIAPDANIVGVKVLGSDGGGSISDVIAGIQWTIDNKSKYNIKVMTLSLGTKPKGNYVDDPLCQAVDAAVNSGITVVAAAGNSGPNSSTITSPAISPKVITVGACDDRKSKTSKDISIAEFSSRGPTPDGLKKPDILAPGVGINSLANKPMEYRSLSGTSMATPIVAGCAALLYESNSEITPSQVKNIITSNARNLGLKPDEQGAGLLDIRAIINKMEPNIKPKQPQNKPNSSNSGSIGSSFFSNNIFLIILIVIILLVL